In Neoarius graeffei isolate fNeoGra1 chromosome 9, fNeoGra1.pri, whole genome shotgun sequence, one genomic interval encodes:
- the gabpa gene encoding GA-binding protein alpha chain isoform X2: MSKSEAEEMIEIEIDGQEKQECLEEGVEEQTITASELITQDIDINEPVGNLKKLLEPRLQIALDGYDICLQDIHLHPDHSLFDQGVKTDGTVQLSMQIITKPGEEKLNILEIVKPVETVEVVIDPDAAAGEEAHLVEDGQVIAVERAAIADDTSEQVTRWAAALEGYRKEQVRLSIPYDPVQWTADQVIHWAVWVMKEFNIEEIEVGGIHIPGRQLCAFSQEEFLQRVPNGEILWSHLELLRKYVLASQEQGQEATVTIDQPVQIIPAPVQQATPTTIKVQKHNKVPRAPRISGEERSSPGNRTGNNGQIQLWQFLLELLTDKDARDCISWVGEEGEFKLNQPELVAQKWGQRKNKPTMNYEKLSRALRYYYDGDMISKVQGKRFVYKFVCDLRTLIGYSAAELNSLVTECEQKKLARVQLHGIGQPVNTVALATAAGQPVTTVTLATAATLEKDS; the protein is encoded by the exons ATGTCAAAAAGTGAGGCTGAGGAGATGATTGAAATTGAGATCGATGGACAAGAAAAACAAGAATGTCTAGAAGAAGG GGTCGAGGAGCAGACCATCACAGCAAGTGAGCTCATCACTCAGGACATCGATATCAATGAGCCTGTTGGTAACTTGAAGAAGTTGCTGGAGCCCCGTCTACAGATTGCTCTGGATGGATATGATATTTGTCTGCAGGACATCCAT CTGCACCCTGACCACAGCCTTTTTGACCAGGGTGTGAAGACTGATGGCACGGTGCAGCTCAGCATGCAGATCATCACCAAACCAG GTGAAGAGAAGTTGAATATACTGGAGATCGTGAAGCCAGTAGAGACAGTCGAGGTGGTGATAGATCCTGACGCAGCTGCAGGAGAGGAGGCTCACTTGGTGGAGGATGGTCAGGTGATAGCAGTCGAGCGAGCTGCCATTGCGGATGATACCTCTGAACAGGTGACCCGATGGGCAGCTGCACTCGAGGGCTACCGCAAGGAGCAGGTCCGACTCAGTATTCCTTATG ATCCGGTGCAATGGACGGCAGATCAGGTGATCCACTGGGCAGTATGGGTGATGAAGGAGTTCAACATCGAGGAGATCGAGGTGGGAGGCATCCACATCCCAGGTCGACAGCTGTGTGCCTTCAGCCAAGAGGAGTTTCTCCAGAGAGTGCCCAATGGAGAGATCCTGTGGAGCCACCTGGAGCTGCTGCGCAAAT ATGTTTTGGCAagtcaggagcagggacaggaaGCAACAGTCACTATTGACCAGC CTGTGCAGATCATCCCAGCACCTGTACAACAGGCCACACCCACAACCATTAAGGTGCAGAAGCATAACAAAGTGCCCCGAGCTCCACGCATCTCAGGAGAGGAACGCAGTTCCCCTGGCAACCGTACAG GTAATAATGGACAAATTCAGTTATGGCAGTTCCTCCTGGAGCTGCTGACTGATAAGGATGCAAGGGACTGCATTTCCTGGGTTGGGGAGGAAGGCGAGTTCAAACTCAACCAGCCAGAGCTGGTAGCTCAGAAATGGGGTCAGAGGAAGAACAAACCCACCATGAACTATGAGAAGCTAAGCAGAGCCCTCAG ATACTATTATGATGGAGACATGATCAGTAAAGTACAGGGCAAGCGCTTCGTCTACAAATTTGTTTGTGATCTGagaactctgattggctacagtgCTGCTGAGCTCAACAGCCTGGTGACGGAGTGTGAGCAGAAGAAACTGGCACGGGTACAGCTGCACGGCATCGGGCAACCCGTCAACACAGTCGCCCTGGCGACGGCTGCAGGACAGCCAGTCACCACCGTCACACTGGCCACCGCTGCCACATTGGAGAAGGACAGCTGA
- the gabpa gene encoding GA-binding protein alpha chain isoform X1, translating to MGLVTGQASVLRESWRGSKRHFGGSAAVSSSPLLSSLWPIITGRMSKSEAEEMIEIEIDGQEKQECLEEGVEEQTITASELITQDIDINEPVGNLKKLLEPRLQIALDGYDICLQDIHLHPDHSLFDQGVKTDGTVQLSMQIITKPGEEKLNILEIVKPVETVEVVIDPDAAAGEEAHLVEDGQVIAVERAAIADDTSEQVTRWAAALEGYRKEQVRLSIPYDPVQWTADQVIHWAVWVMKEFNIEEIEVGGIHIPGRQLCAFSQEEFLQRVPNGEILWSHLELLRKYVLASQEQGQEATVTIDQPVQIIPAPVQQATPTTIKVQKHNKVPRAPRISGEERSSPGNRTGNNGQIQLWQFLLELLTDKDARDCISWVGEEGEFKLNQPELVAQKWGQRKNKPTMNYEKLSRALRYYYDGDMISKVQGKRFVYKFVCDLRTLIGYSAAELNSLVTECEQKKLARVQLHGIGQPVNTVALATAAGQPVTTVTLATAATLEKDS from the exons ATGGGCCTAGTCACTGGCCAGGCCTCGGTTTTGCGTGAGAGTTGGAGGGGTTCAAAGAGGCACTTCGGTGGTTCAGCTGCagtctcctcctctcctctcctctcctctct GTGGCCGATTATCACTGGTAGAATGTCAAAAAGTGAGGCTGAGGAGATGATTGAAATTGAGATCGATGGACAAGAAAAACAAGAATGTCTAGAAGAAGG GGTCGAGGAGCAGACCATCACAGCAAGTGAGCTCATCACTCAGGACATCGATATCAATGAGCCTGTTGGTAACTTGAAGAAGTTGCTGGAGCCCCGTCTACAGATTGCTCTGGATGGATATGATATTTGTCTGCAGGACATCCAT CTGCACCCTGACCACAGCCTTTTTGACCAGGGTGTGAAGACTGATGGCACGGTGCAGCTCAGCATGCAGATCATCACCAAACCAG GTGAAGAGAAGTTGAATATACTGGAGATCGTGAAGCCAGTAGAGACAGTCGAGGTGGTGATAGATCCTGACGCAGCTGCAGGAGAGGAGGCTCACTTGGTGGAGGATGGTCAGGTGATAGCAGTCGAGCGAGCTGCCATTGCGGATGATACCTCTGAACAGGTGACCCGATGGGCAGCTGCACTCGAGGGCTACCGCAAGGAGCAGGTCCGACTCAGTATTCCTTATG ATCCGGTGCAATGGACGGCAGATCAGGTGATCCACTGGGCAGTATGGGTGATGAAGGAGTTCAACATCGAGGAGATCGAGGTGGGAGGCATCCACATCCCAGGTCGACAGCTGTGTGCCTTCAGCCAAGAGGAGTTTCTCCAGAGAGTGCCCAATGGAGAGATCCTGTGGAGCCACCTGGAGCTGCTGCGCAAAT ATGTTTTGGCAagtcaggagcagggacaggaaGCAACAGTCACTATTGACCAGC CTGTGCAGATCATCCCAGCACCTGTACAACAGGCCACACCCACAACCATTAAGGTGCAGAAGCATAACAAAGTGCCCCGAGCTCCACGCATCTCAGGAGAGGAACGCAGTTCCCCTGGCAACCGTACAG GTAATAATGGACAAATTCAGTTATGGCAGTTCCTCCTGGAGCTGCTGACTGATAAGGATGCAAGGGACTGCATTTCCTGGGTTGGGGAGGAAGGCGAGTTCAAACTCAACCAGCCAGAGCTGGTAGCTCAGAAATGGGGTCAGAGGAAGAACAAACCCACCATGAACTATGAGAAGCTAAGCAGAGCCCTCAG ATACTATTATGATGGAGACATGATCAGTAAAGTACAGGGCAAGCGCTTCGTCTACAAATTTGTTTGTGATCTGagaactctgattggctacagtgCTGCTGAGCTCAACAGCCTGGTGACGGAGTGTGAGCAGAAGAAACTGGCACGGGTACAGCTGCACGGCATCGGGCAACCCGTCAACACAGTCGCCCTGGCGACGGCTGCAGGACAGCCAGTCACCACCGTCACACTGGCCACCGCTGCCACATTGGAGAAGGACAGCTGA